The Impatiens glandulifera chromosome 8, dImpGla2.1, whole genome shotgun sequence genome includes a window with the following:
- the LOC124913314 gene encoding TBC1 domain family member 5 homolog A-like, translating into MAPIQRLLLESAAAVSSPSTPLAEISVTDARLFSNLRGIRWRIDLGILPSTSSIHHLRLTTADSRRRYARLRRQLLVVVHPHERRNNSPEPVIDNPLSQNPVRLNSAVLLADSKWGQFFQTAELERTLDQDLSCLCNEEQTSYFQTAGCQSLLRRILLLWCLEHPECGYRQGMLELLVPLLYVLQADRDHLSKTRKYYEDQFTTDNFNSCKFDQDFTDESKEFPTWKVRSYDELDHTAQEIVSLTDAYGTEGELGVVISSEKYLEHDAYSMFDALMNTTIDFFLPSVVESCSVWYRLLSVVDPTLFTHLVELRVEPQYFALRWLRVLFGREFSLNNLLIIWDNIFQRDHNRKLDNDQLFGSSRGVFISAFAVSMIIYLRPSLLASENTTSCLQKLLNFPNDVMSIGKLLDTAKSLSVLALDRCLNSTVLDPFCVDLSGCVSPTSPLSLETDSYWEGRWKILNDEEEEEKSGFETTKIPIKNDDKLEGSNNAKERKPLLWGKFQWLLKLGKNTSKVLSSNQGDTMENIRQSMLQHIQVIESCLEEEPCQGSSLSEREHIAVMEALKALRKSSNLLSVIRDNNFLS; encoded by the exons ATGGCTCCGATTCAACGACTACTACTGGAATCAGCGGCGGCGGTCTCTTCACCTTCGACTCCATTGGCTGAAATTTCTGTTACAGATGCTCGCCTCTTTTCTAATCTCAGAGGAATTCGTTGGCGCATAGATTTGGGGATTTTGCCCTCCACATCATCTATTCATCATCTCCGCCTCACCACCGCAGATTCTCGACGGag GTATGCTCGTTTAAGGCGACAACTTTTAGTAGTAGTTCATCCACATGAACGCAGAAATAACTCTCCTGAACCTGTTATCGACAACCCCTTATCACAAAATCCAG TGAGGCTCAATAGCGCGGTTTTACTTGCAGATAGTAAATGGGGTCAATTTTTCCAAACTGCTGAACTCGAGAGAACGCTGGACCAAGATCTGTCTTGTCTGTGTAATGAAGAACAAACCAGTTATTTCCAGACTGCAGGATGCCAAAGCTTGCTAAGAAGAATACTATTGTTGTGGTGTCTTGAGCATCCAGAGTGTGGCTATAGACAAG GAATGCTTGAACTCTTGGTTCCATTGTTGTACGTTTTGCAAGCGGATCGTGATCATCTTTCCAAAACTCGAAAATATTATGAAGATCAGTTCACGACAGATAACTTCAACAGCTGCAAGTTTGATCAAGATTTTACAGATGAATCTAAAGAATTTCCTACATGGAAGGTTAGAAGCTACGACGAACTGGATCATACAGCACAAGAAATTGTGTCACTAACAGATGCTTACGGTACAGAGGGCGAACTAGGAGTGGTAATATCGTCCGAGAAGTATCTCGAACACGACGCATATTCTATGTTCGATGCTTTAATGAATACGACAATAGATTTCTTTTTACCTTCAGTGGTTGAATCTTGTTCGGTTTGGTATCGGTTACTTTCAGTTGTTGATCCAACTCTCTTTACTCACCTCGTTGAGCTTCGGGTAGAGCCTCAGTACTTTGCGTTGCGCTGGTTACGGGTCTTGTTTGGTCGCGAATTCTCGCTAAACAATCTCTTGATAATCTGGGACAATATATTTCAACGTGATCACAACCGTAAGCTTGATAATGATCAGTTGTTTGGTTCGTCGAGGGGAGTGTTTATTTCGGCTTTTGCAGTTTCGATGATTATTTATCTTAGACCGTCGTTGCTTGCTTCGGAGAATACGACTTCTTGTCTACAGAAGTTGTTGAATTTTCCTAATGATGTTATGAGTATTGGAAAATTGTTGGACACTGCTAAATCTTTGTCGGTTTTGGCCTTGGATCGATGTTTAAACTCAACGGTTTTGGACCCATTTTGTGTAGATTTATCGGGATGTGTTTCTCCTACTAGTCCACTTTCTTTAGAAACCGATAGCTATTGGGAAGGGAGATGGAAGATTCTCAACgacgaagaggaagaagaaaagagtGGCTTTGAGACTACGAAAATACCCATTAAGAATGATGACAAATTGGAAGGAAGTAATAATGCTAAAGAAAGGAAACCGCTCTTATGGGGTAAATTTCAATGGTTATTGAAACTCGGAAAGAATACCTCAAAGGTTTTGTCTTCTAACCAAGGTGACACAATGGAAAATATTAGACAAAGTATGCTCCAACACATTCAG GTGATTGAATCGTGTTTAGAGGAAGAACCATGCCAAGGATCTTCTCTTTCTGAAAGAGAACATATTGCAGTCATGGAAGCTCTCAAGGCTCTTCGAAAAAGTAGCAACCTTTTATCGGTGATAAGAGacaataattttctttcttaa